The following are encoded in a window of Coregonus clupeaformis isolate EN_2021a chromosome 34, ASM2061545v1, whole genome shotgun sequence genomic DNA:
- the LOC121579060 gene encoding protein lin-7 homolog A isoform X1, translating into MWPGRSSCWRSYRSPGTSPGHKLQSLKMVLQSEFCTAIREVYQYMHETITVNGCPEYQARATAKATVAAFAASEGHSHPRVVELPKTEEGLGFNVMGGKEQNSPIYISRIIPGGLAERHGGLKRGDQLLSVNGVSVEGEHHEKAVELLKAAKDSVKLVVRYTPKVLEEMEARFEKLRTARRRQQQQLLMQAQQQQNLTTQQNHMSLFQKKKKD; encoded by the exons atgtGGCCAGGGCGATCGAGCTGCTGGAGAAGCTACAGGAGTCCGGGGACGTCCCCGGGTCACAAGCTGCAGTCCCTGAAGATGGTGTTGCAGAGTGAGTTCTGCACAGCCATTAGAGAG gtGTACCAGTACATGCATGAAACAATCACAGTCAATGGCTGTCCGGAGTACCAGGCACGGGCTACAGCGAAG gccACAGTTGCAGCCTTTGCGGCCAGCGAGGGTCACTCTCACCCCCGGGTGGTGGAGCTGCCCAAGACGGAGGAGGGGCTGGGCTTCAACGTGATGGGCGGCAAGGAGCAGAACTCTCCCATCTACATCTCCCGCATCATCCCAGGGGGCTTGGCTGAGAGGCACGGGGGCCTGAAGCGAGGGGACCAGCTCCTGTCTGTCAATGGCGTG AGTGTGGAGGGGGAGCACCACGAGAAGGCGGTGGAGCTTCTGAAGGCAGCCAAGGACAGTGTAAAGCTGGTGGTGCGTTACACGCCCAAGgtcctggaggagatggaggcgcGCTTCGAGAAGCTCCGCACGGCCCGCCGccgccagcagcagcagctcctcATGCAGGCTCAGCAGCAGCAGAACCTCACCACCCAGCAGAACCATATGTC GCTGTTCCAAAAGAAGAAGAAGGACTGA
- the LOC121579060 gene encoding protein lin-7 homolog A isoform X2, translating to MWPGRSSCWRSYRSPGTSPGHKLQSLKMVLQSEFCTAIREVYQYMHETITVNGCPEYQARATAKATVAAFAASEGHSHPRVVELPKTEEGLGFNVMGGKEQNSPIYISRIIPGGLAERHGGLKRGDQLLSVNGVSVEGEHHEKAVELLKAAKDSVKLVVRYTPKVLEEMEARFEKLRTARRRQQQQLLMQAQQQQNLTTQQNHMS from the exons atgtGGCCAGGGCGATCGAGCTGCTGGAGAAGCTACAGGAGTCCGGGGACGTCCCCGGGTCACAAGCTGCAGTCCCTGAAGATGGTGTTGCAGAGTGAGTTCTGCACAGCCATTAGAGAG gtGTACCAGTACATGCATGAAACAATCACAGTCAATGGCTGTCCGGAGTACCAGGCACGGGCTACAGCGAAG gccACAGTTGCAGCCTTTGCGGCCAGCGAGGGTCACTCTCACCCCCGGGTGGTGGAGCTGCCCAAGACGGAGGAGGGGCTGGGCTTCAACGTGATGGGCGGCAAGGAGCAGAACTCTCCCATCTACATCTCCCGCATCATCCCAGGGGGCTTGGCTGAGAGGCACGGGGGCCTGAAGCGAGGGGACCAGCTCCTGTCTGTCAATGGCGTG AGTGTGGAGGGGGAGCACCACGAGAAGGCGGTGGAGCTTCTGAAGGCAGCCAAGGACAGTGTAAAGCTGGTGGTGCGTTACACGCCCAAGgtcctggaggagatggaggcgcGCTTCGAGAAGCTCCGCACGGCCCGCCGccgccagcagcagcagctcctcATGCAGGCTCAGCAGCAGCAGAACCTCACCACCCAGCAGAACCATATGTCGTAG